The following are encoded in a window of Arctopsyche grandis isolate Sample6627 chromosome 2, ASM5162203v2, whole genome shotgun sequence genomic DNA:
- the LOC143922716 gene encoding 5-hydroxyisourate hydrolase has protein sequence MISTHVLDTANGEAGYGVNVSLYRLSDTKEWQFINKGITGSDGRCASFITEDRFTKGTYKFIFQIGDYFRSKQQHTIFPTVDIIFECEAGQHYHIPVLVSNYSYTTYKGK, from the exons ATGATATCGACCCATGTCCTCGACACGGCAAATGGTGAAGCTGGATACGGAGTCAACGTGTCCCTGTACAGGTTGAGCGACACCAAAGAATGGCAATTCATCAATAAAGGCATCACAGGATCCGACGGTCGGTGTGCCTCATTCATAACGGAGGACAGATTTACAAAAGGgacttataaatttatatttcaaatcggCGACTACTTCAGATCCAAACAGCAACATACGATATTTCCAACTGTCGAC ATAATATTCGAATGTGAAGCCGGTCAACATTATCATATTCCAGTTCTCGTTAGCAATTACAGTTACACCACTTACAAAGGAAAATGA